One region of Exiguobacterium acetylicum genomic DNA includes:
- a CDS encoding HTH-type transcriptional regulator Hpr, giving the protein MEHEKLYPGQEALLYSHKIVQLSKALWKTVEKDWQNWIKPFDLNINEHHILWISHALGGASISEIAKYGVMHVSTAFNFSKKLEDRGLLTFSKKETDKRNTYVQLTPEGESLLLETIQAFRPEENGVFRASLPLQELYGKFPELTDISAIVRRLYGDSFMDIFAETSKMITEEADRRPQDPVMDSIKKA; this is encoded by the coding sequence ATGGAACACGAAAAGTTATATCCTGGACAAGAGGCTTTGTTGTATAGCCACAAGATTGTCCAGTTAAGCAAAGCACTATGGAAAACGGTAGAAAAAGATTGGCAAAATTGGATCAAGCCTTTTGATCTGAACATCAATGAACATCATATCTTGTGGATTTCGCACGCGCTAGGCGGTGCCTCAATTTCAGAGATCGCGAAGTATGGTGTCATGCACGTCTCGACGGCATTCAACTTCTCGAAGAAGTTAGAAGACCGTGGACTGTTGACGTTCTCAAAAAAGGAAACAGATAAACGAAATACCTACGTCCAGTTGACACCAGAGGGCGAATCACTCTTACTTGAGACGATTCAAGCGTTCCGCCCTGAAGAAAACGGTGTCTTCCGTGCATCACTTCCTCTTCAGGAACTGTACGGGAAGTTCCCGGAATTAACGGACATTTCTGCGATCGTACGTCGCTTGTATGGCGACAGCTTCATGGACATATTTGCTGAGACATCAAAGATGATCACAGAAGAAGCAGATCGTCGCCCTCAAGATCCAGTCATGGACTCAATCAAAAAAGCATAA
- a CDS encoding TcaA second domain-containing protein codes for MASRVASTAQKKRKRRLLVGSVIVVGLFLLFAFWFGRNMQEASRMEKTDERLATLLKEKDQRGFQQLVTMNGKSLPMSEATRLVNWLTADSERTDRVIAQVKQDQDAGKQVKTHLFSLQEEDGWLWYDRYSLDVNPQRLTVSSDLPGTKVSLDGEEVGTIDQKSLEVKRSPGEYDVQVSAEQSGQTVQESKTVQFGDEPNATVDFKLADRFNTTVSNEYAVDIKTLLETEVKARTGKSIDTMTGYLGRSRDSFENTFGTPDSTVANRARYDGYEVTYQSGQVQELLIRLNKTPDELEAIAGKPERKKREQVGTVWEYPSSFLEGVFEWLNLRAEKRVVEREDSMWLQLKD; via the coding sequence ATGGCATCACGAGTAGCCTCGACGGCACAAAAAAAACGAAAACGGCGTCTACTCGTCGGTAGCGTCATCGTCGTCGGTCTTTTCTTATTATTTGCCTTTTGGTTTGGGCGTAACATGCAAGAAGCCTCGAGAATGGAAAAAACAGATGAGCGTCTTGCTACCTTATTAAAGGAAAAGGATCAGCGTGGATTTCAACAACTCGTCACGATGAACGGTAAGTCACTACCGATGAGTGAGGCGACGCGACTCGTTAATTGGTTGACAGCTGACTCAGAGCGGACGGACCGGGTCATCGCACAAGTCAAACAGGATCAAGACGCAGGGAAGCAAGTGAAGACACATCTGTTTTCGTTACAAGAAGAGGATGGATGGCTTTGGTATGACCGGTACTCTCTCGATGTGAACCCTCAACGGTTAACCGTTTCGAGTGATCTACCGGGAACAAAGGTTTCACTAGATGGAGAAGAAGTCGGGACAATCGATCAGAAATCCCTTGAAGTCAAGCGATCTCCTGGAGAGTACGATGTTCAAGTAAGTGCGGAACAATCAGGACAGACCGTCCAGGAATCAAAGACGGTACAATTCGGAGATGAACCGAACGCGACAGTCGACTTTAAATTGGCTGATCGGTTCAATACGACCGTTTCGAACGAATATGCAGTCGATATCAAAACGTTACTTGAGACGGAAGTGAAAGCCCGAACTGGAAAAAGTATCGATACGATGACGGGCTATCTTGGACGTTCGCGTGATTCGTTCGAGAATACGTTCGGCACGCCTGATTCGACTGTTGCTAACCGAGCACGATACGATGGATATGAAGTGACCTATCAGTCGGGTCAGGTGCAAGAATTGTTGATCCGATTGAATAAGACTCCGGATGAACTGGAAGCCATCGCTGGAAAACCAGAACGAAAGAAGCGCGAGCAAGTCGGTACCGTTTGGGAATATCCGTCTAGTTTTCTCGAAGGTGTGTTCGAATGGTTGAACTTACGAGCAGAAAAACGAGTCGTCGAGCGAGAAGACAGCATGTGGTTACAATTAAAAGACTAA
- a CDS encoding peptidylprolyl isomerase produces the protein MKKKLLGAAAVASVFTLAACGSNDEAVINYKGGEVNKADVQEEAYEKAGAQIAFQQTMNKLLEKKYGKEVTDKEVEAEVKKTKDQFPDKEQFSTTLKSAGIKNEKEFEKVLRTQMLLTEAKSAKSKVTDKEIQERFDQEKVEVKASHILVAKESEAKDIKKQLDDGADFAKLAKEKSTDTGSGTKGGDLGYFTKGKMVKEFEDYAFKDGVEGKISDPIKTQFGYHIIKVVDRKEKKDFTLDKEKARIKKALAEEKAAQVNPNDIYRSLMKEYDVKIENKDFKDAFDLDKQEQQQMQQQMMQQQQQ, from the coding sequence ATGAAAAAGAAATTGTTAGGCGCAGCAGCAGTCGCAAGTGTATTTACGTTAGCAGCATGTGGATCAAATGACGAAGCCGTCATCAATTACAAAGGTGGCGAAGTCAACAAGGCTGACGTCCAAGAAGAAGCATACGAAAAAGCTGGTGCTCAAATCGCCTTCCAGCAAACGATGAACAAATTGCTTGAGAAGAAATACGGCAAAGAAGTCACGGATAAAGAAGTCGAAGCAGAAGTCAAGAAGACCAAAGACCAGTTCCCGGATAAAGAGCAGTTCAGTACAACATTGAAATCTGCTGGAATCAAGAACGAAAAAGAATTCGAGAAAGTTCTTCGCACACAAATGCTCTTAACGGAAGCAAAATCTGCGAAATCAAAAGTAACAGATAAAGAAATCCAAGAGCGTTTTGACCAAGAAAAAGTCGAAGTCAAAGCAAGCCATATCCTCGTTGCGAAAGAGTCAGAAGCAAAAGACATCAAAAAGCAATTGGATGACGGCGCGGACTTCGCGAAACTCGCAAAAGAGAAATCAACAGATACAGGTAGCGGTACAAAAGGTGGAGATCTTGGATACTTCACAAAAGGTAAAATGGTCAAGGAATTCGAAGATTATGCGTTCAAGGATGGCGTTGAAGGTAAAATCTCCGATCCAATCAAAACACAATTCGGTTACCACATCATTAAAGTAGTCGATCGTAAAGAAAAGAAAGACTTTACACTTGATAAAGAAAAAGCTCGCATCAAAAAAGCGCTTGCTGAAGAAAAAGCAGCACAAGTCAACCCGAACGATATCTACCGTTCACTCATGAAAGAATACGATGTTAAAATCGAAAACAAAGACTTCAAGGATGCTTTTGATTTAGATAAACAAGAACAACAACAAATGCAACAACAGATGATGCAACAACAACAGCAGTAA
- a CDS encoding HIT family protein, protein MQKESCIFCKIARKEVPGHIVFENEQVLAFLDLSQVTKGHTLVIPKQHADNLYDLSPEQAQDVFATIPQISRALQQETEAAGMNLLSNTGKVAGQSVSHFHLHLIPRHDKQDGFGAKWEVHNDDYTAEELAELANSIASRI, encoded by the coding sequence ATGCAAAAAGAATCATGTATCTTCTGTAAAATTGCTCGCAAAGAAGTCCCTGGTCATATCGTATTCGAGAACGAACAAGTTCTCGCTTTCCTTGACCTGTCACAAGTGACGAAAGGACATACGCTCGTCATCCCAAAACAACATGCTGATAATTTGTATGATCTTTCTCCTGAACAAGCACAAGACGTATTTGCGACGATCCCGCAAATCAGTCGTGCGCTTCAACAAGAGACAGAAGCAGCTGGCATGAATCTCTTATCGAATACAGGAAAGGTAGCGGGTCAATCGGTCTCCCACTTCCACCTGCACCTCATTCCGCGTCACGATAAACAAGACGGTTTCGGCGCGAAATGGGAAGTTCATAATGACGATTACACGGCAGAGGAATTGGCTGAACTCGCTAACTCGATCGCTTCTCGCATCTAA